GCGGTAAGTAATTTTTCTAAAATAAATAAAAAATTTGATGGGTCTATTAGCCTTCTAATTACTGGGGACGAAGAAGGAATTGCAATTAATGGAACAAAAAAAGTTGTTGAGTATTTGAGAAAAAGAAAAGAAAAAATAGATTTTTGCTTAGTAGGAGAACCTACAAATCCAAATAAATTAGGAGAAATGATAAAAATTGGTCGTAGAGGTAGTATGACTGGAAAATTGTCTGTCATTGGTATTCAAGGTCATGTCGCTTACCCAAATAGAGCTAACAATCCATCAACAGCTTTAGTCCAAATACTAAAAGAGTTAAAAGAAATTAAATTTGATAAAGGAACAAAAGATTTTCAACCTACAAATTTAGAAATAACAAAAATTAACATTGATAATTCAGCTGATAATGTAATTCCGGGATTAGCTGGTGCTTCTTTTAATATTAGATTTAATAACAAACATACATCTTACAAATTAAAGAATAAAATTAATAAAATAATAAAACAAATTTGTAATAAAAATAAATCAAAATATAAAATTGAATATAGTGTTTCTGGTGAGGCTTTTTTAACTAAACCTAACAAAACTACATTTATGATACAAAATACAATTAAGAGAATTACAAAAATTAAACCTAAATTATCTACAACTGGTGGTACATCGGATGCTAGATTCATAAGAAAAATAGCTCCATGTTTAGAATTTGGATTAGTAGGAAAAACTATGCATAAAGTAGGAGAATGTGTGTCACTATCTGATTTAAAAAGATTAACTTTAATTTATACTAAAATCTTAGATAATTACTTTAAGTGAAAACTGGCTTAATTACATCAGATACATCTCAAAATCATGATACAGGTCCTGGACATCCAGAACAAATAGCAAGGGTATCAGTCATAGT
Above is a genomic segment from Candidatus Pelagibacter sp. FZCC0015 containing:
- the dapE gene encoding succinyl-diaminopimelate desuccinylase codes for the protein MPTINELQLAKELIRFPSVTKTDAGVIKFLEKKLKKIGFKTKILEFKDKNSYPVKNLYARLGTASPNFCYAGHLDVVPPGNLNDWTVNPFKPAVKKGYLIGRGANDMKSSIAAFVTAVSNFSKINKKFDGSISLLITGDEEGIAINGTKKVVEYLRKRKEKIDFCLVGEPTNPNKLGEMIKIGRRGSMTGKLSVIGIQGHVAYPNRANNPSTALVQILKELKEIKFDKGTKDFQPTNLEITKINIDNSADNVIPGLAGASFNIRFNNKHTSYKLKNKINKIIKQICNKNKSKYKIEYSVSGEAFLTKPNKTTFMIQNTIKRITKIKPKLSTTGGTSDARFIRKIAPCLEFGLVGKTMHKVGECVSLSDLKRLTLIYTKILDNYFK